The sequence below is a genomic window from Sneathiella marina.
CGGAAAACATTAGTCCACAGAAAGGCGGCGGAAAATGCCGCAACAGGAGAATAAAAATGATTAAGTTCTTACGGACCGTTCTAGTTGGTCTTGCTCTATCTACCGCATTCCTTACCTCAGCCTTCGCGGCAGGAAACGATGTAAATGCTACAACAACTGGTCTTGCAATGCGTGGATTTGATCCGGTTTCCTATTTTCAAGATAGCGGCCCTGTCGCCGGTGATCTAAAATACACTGCCGAGTATAACGGCGCGACATACCGATTTGCTTCCAAAGCCAACAAAGAAGAATTTGAAGCTGATCCAGTTGCTTTCGCGCCAGCATATGGTGGGTACTGCGCTTTTGGTACAGCCATGGGATTTAAATTTGATGGCGATCCTTCTATCTGGAAGATTGTTGACAAGAAATTGTACTTGAACCTTTCTCCAGCAGTTCAAAAACGCTGGGTAAGCGAAGAAGCTGACTTTATTGCGCAGGCTGACACTAATTGGGTCAATATTAAAGACACAGCGCCAGAAGCCTTGCAGAAATAGATCGACTAACGATAAAGTCTCTGATTGCGGGAACAGGGCTAAACCTCTCGCAATTAGAGACATACGTATATTATCCTAATGAAAGGAAATTGATAATGGCTTCAAAAACACTGACAGCAGTTGCTTTGGCGGGAGCTGTGACCGCTGCTTTGTCAACCGTTGCACTTACTACGAATACTGTAGAAGCAGCAGCAAAGGAAAAATGTTTCGGCGTTTCGCTGGCAGGAGAAAACGATTGTGCGGCTGGTCCAGGTACGACGTGTGCCGGAACATCAACAGTTGACTACCAAGGAAACGCTTGGAAACTGGTTCCTAAGGGAAGCTGTCTTTCAATGGAATTACCCAAAGATAGTAACGGGAATGCGCGAGAAGGATCTCTGTCCGAACTAGATCGTGATCCAGCGGCCTAACAGCAACACCTATGCTTCGCTGAAGTGCTTTATTCGCAATTGATTTACTCTATTGGTGGTCATTGCAATACCGGACTTCAGCGTTAGCTGAGGACAAATGGAAATGAATGCTCTTGAATCAACTATACCGCCACACTCATTACTGCGAGCTGGCGCTGGTTTTAAACCGGAGCATTTTGAAGAGATCCTTCAGGGAAATCACAAATCCAGTTTGTTCGAAATTCATGCAGAAAATTATATGGGGGCCGGCGGCAGACCTCATCAAGTTCTCGAAAGTCTTCGCGCCGACTATCCAATTTCCTGCCATGGCGTTGGACTGTCAATTGGATCTGCGGAGGGGCTTGATCCAGCTCACTTGAAACGATTAAAAAAGATTTGCGACAGATATGAGCCAGTACTGTTTTCCGAGCATCTTGCCTGGAGTAGCCATAACGGTAGTTTTCTCAACGATTTACTGCCGCTGCCCTATACGGAAGAAACTGTTAAACTGGTGAGCGGTCACATTGACCAAATTCAGAATTGCCTTGGTCGACAGATGCTTCTGGAAAACCCTTCTTTATATCTTTCTTTCCATCAGAATAGCCTTTCGGAAATCGAATTCTTAAAAGAAGTCACTTCCCACACAGGGTGTGGTTTGTTGTTGGACGTGAACAATGTCTTTGTTTCGGCGACCAACCTCGGGTTTGATGCTCAAGAATATATTGCTGGATTTCCAGTCGACCTGGTTCAAGAAATCCACCTTGCAGGTTTTTCAAAAGATCCAGAGACGACGGACAATTCTTTGCTAATAGATGCTCATAATCGGGAAGTAGCGGAACCTGTTTGGCAGCTCTATACGAATTTGATCGGACGCATAGGATCTATTCCAACTATCATCGAATGGGATAGTGATATTCCTCGCTGGAACATATTGAGCGCAGAAGTTCAAAAAGCTGAGCAGATCTTGAGGGCAGCATTGCCGTTACATGAGGCCCTCAATGTCCATTAATCATTTGCAGAAGTCATTTTCTGGTGCGCTGCTAAATCCGGAAAATCTGCTACCTACGGAAATTATGGTTCGTGACGGCATTGATATTGCTAAACGATTTTCTGTCTATCAAAATAATGTTGTATCAAGCCTTATTACGGCCCTCAAGACAGCCTTTCCAACAGTATTGAAAATTGTAGGAGATGAGTTTTTTAGTGCCATGGCAGCAGTATTCGTTCGGAAGTATCCGCCAAAGTCGCCTGTTTTGATGCTTTATGGCGATATGTTTCCAGACTTTCTGTCGAAGTTTGAACCGGTTGCAGATCTTCATTACCTACCTGAGGTGGCCTATCTCGAACAGTTGCGGCGACAGGTCTATCATGCGGCGGATAAGGATTCCGTCTCGCAGCTTGCCTTTGCCGAGATTTCCGAGGCAGAATTTCAATCTCTGGTTCTTTCTATTCATCCGGCTTCGGCATTTGCCGTTTTCAAGTACCCAGTTGCCTCCATCTGGCATTGGAACAATGCAGAGACGGCGGCGGTGAAACCCGAAATTCCCTCCAATGGTGAAGAGGTTTTGGTCTGGCGGCTGGAAAATGATGTCAGAATGCGCCTTCTCTCTGTCGGTACTGTAAGTTTTATAAGAAATCTTCAGTGTAAATTGTCACTTGGTGAAAGCGCTGAAAGAGCAAGTGAGATTGAGGGATTTGACCTTACGAGTGCGATTGCAGCATTAATTGAAACCGGGCTGGTAACAGCCATAAACCGAGGATAATGAACCATGGCCAAACTTATGAGTACCGTCAGTAATGTTTATGCCGCCGTGTTCGGACCATTAGAAACAATGCTGCAAAACTGGCTTCCTGGTCTTGCGGCGCGCCTTATTTTCTCAAGCGTCCTCCTTGCTTTCTTTTGGCAATCCGCACTGACGAAGATCGGAGATAGTATATTCTCGCCTTCCGTTGGCGCGTACGCACAGATTTTCCCCAAAGCGCTGGAAGCAGCAGAATATGACACAGACCAACTGTCTTCACTGCATACGGTCATAGTTTTTGCTGCAACATATGCTGAATTTATTCTTCCAGCCTTGATACTTGTTGGTCTGGCGACACGCCTAGCTTCGATTGGTATGGCTGTAATGATAATTATCATGAGTATCGTCGATATCTTCGGACATAATATTGATGCCAAGACAATTGGTCAGCTGTTTGATCGTGTGCAAGATAGTGTTATCATGGATCAGCGGTTATTGTGGATGTTTCCATTAATCTACCTCGTTGTTAAAGGGCCTGGTTTGATCTCACTTGATCAGATTTTCGTCTCAGTCTTTGGTCAGTCCAGGGATCAGAGAATGTCAATGTCAAATTAGCCCTTTGAGGTGGTATTTTTTTGGTGCCTCTTGAAAATGGGAATTCTGTGTAAAGCCGTGTCAAAAGGAGAATGATTTGGGCGATAGTTGCTGTGAAAAACAGATTGATGTGAGTGCTCTGAAGGACCGTCAGCGGCGGGTCTTGATTCAGGTTCTTTTGATCAACGCTGCAACTTTTGTAATGATGATATGCGCAGCTTACTTCAGTGGGTCCTCGTCCCTGTTGTCAGGGGCATTGGATAATTTTGGTGATGCGCTGACATATGCACTAAGTTTGGCCGTCGTGGGGGCGAGCATTGCCATGAAAGCGCGTGTTGCATTGTTTAAAGGCCTTCTGATATTCGGTGCCGCGGCGGCGGTGGCCGTTCAGGTTGCGTGGCGGGTGTCAAATGTTGAAGTCCCTATTTTTGAAACCATGGGCGTAGCCGCACTCCTCAATCTTGGGGCAAATCTCTTGTGTTTGCGTTTATTGTATCCTTATCGAAATGGTGACGTAAATATGACGTCGGTATGGGAATGCTCGCGCAATGACGTTATGGAAGGACTTGCGGTCATTGCGGCAACATTGGCTGTCTGGGCGTTTAGCTCCGGATGGCCGGATATATTGATTGCAATTGCACTGGTGATTTTATTCCTGCGCTCTGCCAGCCGTGTTCTCAGAAGTGCCTGGCGAGAACTCTATCCTCGCTCAGCCGCAGCGTAACGCGCTCAATATTCCATCGACTGCGTGTTAAATTTACATATCGTATCATCTTGCGAGACGATATGTAATGGCTTATGCTTGATTTATGGATACACTTGATGATGTTTTAGATACACTTGATTTGAAGGGGGCATTCTATTTTCGAACCAACTTTTCGCCTCCCTGGGCCGTTGAAGTTCCTGAATTGCAGCAAGCAGCCCGATTTCACCTGGTCGTAGAGGGGCGGCTGCATATTCGATTTCCCTCTTCTGGTGAGCAAACTGTATTAGGCCCTGGGGATTTAATTGTGATCCCGAGAGGCCGCTCACATATTTTATCTGATGAAGCTGGTAAAACGGCGCCTTCTTTGGAAACAGTTCTCGCTGACGCTGGCTATACAGGGGACGGTGTTCTTGCAGTTGGTGATGGCGAGCCTCATGCTAAAACAAAACTCATATGCGGTCATTTTAGTTTCCGTCCCGAGGCAGATCATCCGATCCTAAATGCGTTACCTGATTTTCAGGTTATGACGGCATCAATGCGCGCTGAAAATGCCACATTGGACGAGGTCATCCGGATGTTAGTAAGACAGGTGTTCTCTGGAAGCAAAGTCGGGTCTGCGGCATCCGTGACAAGGTTATCGGAGGTCATGTTTATCGAATTGCTTAGAATTGGCATTGAGAACAACAAGCATTTGGAAACTGTACTTTCCGCCTTTAGTGATAGTCAGATAAGCCAGTCCCTGTCTCTGATGCATTCAAGGCCAGAGCATCTGTGGACTGTAGAAAGCTTGGCCCGTGAAATCGGAATGTCACGCAGCCGTTTCGCCAATCGTTTTCAATCCCTTCTAAAGATGGGCCCTATGTCCTATCTTGCGGACTGGAGGTTGCAGAAATCTCTTTTCCTTTTGCACAATTCGAAGAAATCCGTCCAAGAAATTTCTTCTGACTCCGGGTATCAGTCCCCAGCTGCCTTCACGCGCGCTTTTTCTGACAAATTTGGTATAGCGCCGACGAAATATAGAAAATCAGCGTAAATTTGCATATCGTATCATAAGTTTTGCTAAATACCCTTATTTCCGGCAAGATTATTGATTATTTGTACT
It includes:
- a CDS encoding DNA-binding domain-containing protein, whose product is MSINHLQKSFSGALLNPENLLPTEIMVRDGIDIAKRFSVYQNNVVSSLITALKTAFPTVLKIVGDEFFSAMAAVFVRKYPPKSPVLMLYGDMFPDFLSKFEPVADLHYLPEVAYLEQLRRQVYHAADKDSVSQLAFAEISEAEFQSLVLSIHPASAFAVFKYPVASIWHWNNAETAAVKPEIPSNGEEVLVWRLENDVRMRLLSVGTVSFIRNLQCKLSLGESAERASEIEGFDLTSAIAALIETGLVTAINRG
- a CDS encoding AraC family transcriptional regulator, giving the protein MDTLDDVLDTLDLKGAFYFRTNFSPPWAVEVPELQQAARFHLVVEGRLHIRFPSSGEQTVLGPGDLIVIPRGRSHILSDEAGKTAPSLETVLADAGYTGDGVLAVGDGEPHAKTKLICGHFSFRPEADHPILNALPDFQVMTASMRAENATLDEVIRMLVRQVFSGSKVGSAASVTRLSEVMFIELLRIGIENNKHLETVLSAFSDSQISQSLSLMHSRPEHLWTVESLAREIGMSRSRFANRFQSLLKMGPMSYLADWRLQKSLFLLHNSKKSVQEISSDSGYQSPAAFTRAFSDKFGIAPTKYRKSA
- a CDS encoding DUF692 domain-containing protein; its protein translation is MNALESTIPPHSLLRAGAGFKPEHFEEILQGNHKSSLFEIHAENYMGAGGRPHQVLESLRADYPISCHGVGLSIGSAEGLDPAHLKRLKKICDRYEPVLFSEHLAWSSHNGSFLNDLLPLPYTEETVKLVSGHIDQIQNCLGRQMLLENPSLYLSFHQNSLSEIEFLKEVTSHTGCGLLLDVNNVFVSATNLGFDAQEYIAGFPVDLVQEIHLAGFSKDPETTDNSLLIDAHNREVAEPVWQLYTNLIGRIGSIPTIIEWDSDIPRWNILSAEVQKAEQILRAALPLHEALNVH
- a CDS encoding DUF2282 domain-containing protein, encoding MASKTLTAVALAGAVTAALSTVALTTNTVEAAAKEKCFGVSLAGENDCAAGPGTTCAGTSTVDYQGNAWKLVPKGSCLSMELPKDSNGNAREGSLSELDRDPAA
- a CDS encoding DoxX family protein, which produces MAKLMSTVSNVYAAVFGPLETMLQNWLPGLAARLIFSSVLLAFFWQSALTKIGDSIFSPSVGAYAQIFPKALEAAEYDTDQLSSLHTVIVFAATYAEFILPALILVGLATRLASIGMAVMIIIMSIVDIFGHNIDAKTIGQLFDRVQDSVIMDQRLLWMFPLIYLVVKGPGLISLDQIFVSVFGQSRDQRMSMSN
- a CDS encoding YHS domain-containing (seleno)protein, with protein sequence MIKFLRTVLVGLALSTAFLTSAFAAGNDVNATTTGLAMRGFDPVSYFQDSGPVAGDLKYTAEYNGATYRFASKANKEEFEADPVAFAPAYGGYCAFGTAMGFKFDGDPSIWKIVDKKLYLNLSPAVQKRWVSEEADFIAQADTNWVNIKDTAPEALQK
- a CDS encoding cation transporter, translating into MGDSCCEKQIDVSALKDRQRRVLIQVLLINAATFVMMICAAYFSGSSSLLSGALDNFGDALTYALSLAVVGASIAMKARVALFKGLLIFGAAAAVAVQVAWRVSNVEVPIFETMGVAALLNLGANLLCLRLLYPYRNGDVNMTSVWECSRNDVMEGLAVIAATLAVWAFSSGWPDILIAIALVILFLRSASRVLRSAWRELYPRSAAA